The Phyllopteryx taeniolatus isolate TA_2022b chromosome 9, UOR_Ptae_1.2, whole genome shotgun sequence genome contains a region encoding:
- the LOC133483181 gene encoding protein shisa-5-like, protein MKSDVLSILVLVSCVILIPTTWADNCSSYWDDNGLRRDGRQCGGMYCCGTCSNKYCCTEKTRQLTQEQQDLCDDRPRFEKHTRPAILLGSILGAVIPIIFCVGLVTCFVAPCCFLYKKCKKRRNSQRRQNVTSTFVAAPNQPASLSQHSPSHPGYQPVPVLPHYRCPTIPTAPVGPPLYMEAVPPAYPPGVPQPPLPGGHSQPPYNPSYGFNP, encoded by the exons ATGAAGTCGGACGTTTTGTCCATTCTGGTGTTGGTTTCATGTGTCATCCTGATACCAACTACATGGG CTGACAACTGTTCCAGCTACTGGGATGACAACGGCCTACGTCGCGATGGTCGCCAGTGTGGTGGCATGTACTGCTGTGGGACCTGCAGCAATAAATACTGCTGCACTGAAAAGACAAGACAGCTAACTCAAGAGCAGCAGGATCTCTGCGATGACAG GCCTCGCTTTGAGAAGCACACAAGGCCTGCTATACTCTTGGGCAGCATCCTCGGCGCAGTCATTCCCATTATCTTCTGCGTGGGTCTCGTCACCTGCTTTGTGGCTCCATGCTGCTTTCTGTACAAAAAGTGCAAGAAACGACGTAACTCGCAGCGACGTCAAA ATGTGACATCCACCTTTGTCGCTGCACCCAATCAGCCAGCCTCCCTGTCCCAACATTCGCCGTCCCATCCAGGCTACCAACCCGTGCCAGTCTTGCCTCATTACAGATGCCCCACCATACCCACAGCACCGGTGGGACCTCCCCTATATATGGAAGCAG TTCCTCCAGCGTACCCTCCAGGTGTTCCACAACCACCACTTCCAGGTGGACATTCGCAACCTCCCTACAACCCTTCCTATGGTTTCAACCCCTAA
- the LOC133483180 gene encoding protein shisa-5-like — translation MASGFPGVVLSALLCAALAACVSADDKNCLAYTDSSGQYHPYKRCFEGYCCGNCYSKRCCTNSFLRFTEDTQEECEYHTLMESSPVLGSVIGGAILVVVVLISCCVCPCCCLYKMCRKPRPVIATTTHTTVITNTPQRYPQQPTMSPGQPQPYQGAPYPAYQPVPVQSGYGAQPMPPQGYPQQSMPTMPHPGLPFTHGPPPTYQEATGPFYPPNPAPYSQAAFTPGQPSYPLQPAIQPPMQPPVQPHANAPAAQIDYLAQPAYNPDFVSPPPKMG, via the exons ATGGCGTCAGGCTTCCCCGGTGTTGTCCTTTCGGCTTTACTATGTGCCGCCCTGGCAGCTTGTGTGTCGG CGGACGATAAAAACTGTCTGGCCTACACCGACTCAAGCGGCCAGTATCACCCATATAAGCGATGTTTCGAAGGATACTGCTGTGGTAACTGCTACTCCAAACGGTGCTGCACGAATAGTTTTCTTCGCTTTACGGAGGATACCCAAGAAGAATg TGAATATCATACGTTAATGGAATCCTCGCCAGTGTTGGGTTCCGTGATTGGCGGTGCCATCCTTGTGGTGGTGGTCCTCATCAGCTGCTGCGTTTGTCCCTGTTGCTGTCTGTACAAGATGTGCCGCAAGCCGCGAC CTGTAATTGCAACCACCACTCACACCACCGTGATCACCAACACCCCCCAGCGTTACCCCCAGCAACCGACGATGTCGCCCGGGCAACCACAGCCCTACCAGGGGGCACCGTATCCAGCCTACCAGCCTGTACCAGTGCAGTCGGGATATGGAGCCCAACCCATGCCGCCACAGGGATACCCGCAGCAGTCCATGCCCACTATGCCCCACCCAGGGCTGCCTTTCACACACGGACCACCGCCAACATATCAGGAAGCTA CCGGCCCGTTCTACCCTCCCAACCCAGCGCCTTACAGCCAGGCTGCGTTTACCCCTGGCCAGCCGTCCTACCCTCTGCAGCCAGCCATACAACCCCCCATGCAGCCCCCCGTGCAGCCACATGCCAACGCTCCAGCAGCCCAAATAGACTACCTGGCTCAGCCGGCGTATAACCCGGATTTTGTCTCGCCGCCACCCAAGATGGGATAA
- the alas1 gene encoding 5-aminolevulinate synthase, nonspecific, mitochondrial isoform X1 has protein sequence MDVIVRRCPFLARVPQAFMQQPRNSLVVYAQRCPIMMELASKPMAQSLARALCSSSSHHQKPESSTAEGTKPEMEPKLPAGHSTLLSSGQAVASKCPFLAAEMGQKNSSVVRQVGMEFQEDVQEVRTVQKGEKWPWKIAVKETINCFVPFLVLEVSPEQLKKPSLASPSENLMKALLKQRPKMVSHLLQDNLPSSLSRFHYDDFFEKKIVEKKSDHTYRVFKTVNRLADEFPMANDFTGSLEDKREVSVWCSNDYLGMSRHPRVVQSIMETLRKHGSGAGGTRNISGTSKFHVELEQELADLHKKDAALLFTSCFVANDSTLFTLAKMLAGCEIYSDAGNHASMIQGIRNSGAKKFIFRHNDVSHLRELLRKGDPTKPKIVAFETVHSMDGAVCPLEEMCDVAHEFGAITFVDEVHAVGLYGARGGGIGDRDGVMHKMDIISGTLGKAFGCVGGYIASTATLVDTVRSYAAGFIFTTSLPPMLLSGARQSIQVLKGEEGRTLRRKHQRNVKLLRQMLMDAGLPVVHCPSHIIPVRVSDAEKNTEVCDLMMSRHNIYVQAINYPTVARGEELLRIAPTPHHTPEMMKYFVERLVHTWKEAGLELKPHSSAECTFCQQPLHFELMSEREKSYFSGLSHPVSARA, from the exons ATGGATGTCATAGTGCGCCGCTGTCCATTCCTGGCTCGCGTGCCCCAGGCCTTCATGCAGCAGCCCAGGAATTCGCTGGTGGTTTATGCCCAGCGATGCCCCATCATGATGGAGCTGGCTTCCAAACCTATGGCCCAATCTCTGGCGCGGGCCCTCTGCTCGTCCTCGTCCCATCACCAGAAGCCCGAGAGCAGCACCGCTGAAG GCACAAAACCAGAAATGGAGCCCAAACTGCCTGCTGGCCACTCAACGTTGCTGTCTTCTGGTCAGGCTGTGGCCTCCAAATGCCCCTTCCTGGCTGCGGAGATGGGCCAGAAGAACAGCAGTGTGGTCCGCCAGGTCGGCATGGAGTTCCAAGAGGATGTTCAGGAAGTCCGCACTGTCCAGAAAGGTGAAAAATGGCCTTGGAAAATAGCTGTCAAAGAAACAATCAACTGTTTTGTTCCTTTCCTTGTTCTAGAAGTGTCCCCTGAGCAGCTGAAGAAGCCATCGTTGGCCAGCCCCAGCGAAAATCTCATGAAGGCCCTCCTCAAGCAGCGCCCCAAGATGGTCTCCCACCTGCTGCAGGACAACTTGCCAAGCAGCT TGTCCCGCTTCCACTACGATGACTTTTTCGAGAAGAAGATTGTAGAGAAGAAGAGCGACCACACGTACCGCGTGTTCAAGACAGTCAACCGCCTGGCTGACGAGTTCCCCATGGCCAACGACTTCACGGGCTCCCTGGAGGACAAGAGGGAGGTGTCTGTGTGGTGCAGCAACGACTATCTGGGCATGAGTCGACATCCTCGGGTAGTGCAATCAATCAT GGAAACACTACGAAAGCACGGCTCCGGGGCGGGAGGCACTCGGAACATCTCCGGGACAAGCAAGTTCCATGTGGAACTGGAACAGGAGCTGGCCGACCTCCACAAAAAGGATGCGGCGCTGCTCTTCACTTCCTGCTTTGTGGCCAATGATTCTACCCTGTTTACCTTGGCCAAGATGCTGGCAG GTTGTGAGATCTACTCTGACGCGGGCAACCACGCATCGATGATTCAGGGAATTCGGAACAGCGGCGCCAAGAAGTTCATTTTCCGCCACAATGATGTCTCTCACCTCCGAGAGCTGCTGCGGAAAGGAGATCCCACCAAGCCCAAGATCGTCGCCTTTGAGACTGTCCATTCTATGGATG GTGCTGTGTGTCCACTGGAGGAGATGTGCGATGTGGCCCACGAGTTTGGTGCCATTACATTTGTCGACGAGGTTCACGCCGTGGGTCTGTATGGCGCCAGGGGAGGCGGCATTGGAGACCGCGATGGTGTCATGCACAAGATGGATATCATCTCTGGGACACTAG GCAAAGCCTTCGGCTGTGTAGGCGGCTACATCGCCAGCACCGCCACCCTGGTGGACACGGTCCGCTCGTACGCCGCCGGCTTCATCTTCACTACCTCGCTGCCGCCGATGCTACTCTCTGGCGCCCGGCAGTCCATCCAGGTGCTCAAGGGCGAGGAAGGCCGCACCCTGAGACGTAAGCACCAACGCAACGTCAAGCTGCTCCGGCAGATGCTGATGGACGCTGGGCTGCCTGTGGTGCACTGCCCAAGCCACATCATTCCAGTCCGG GTGTCGGATGCTGAGAAAAACACGGAGGTGTGTGACCTCATGATGAGTCGCCACAATATCTACGTGCAGGCCATCAATTATCCAACTGTGGCcagaggggaggagcttctgcGCATTGCTCCTACACCTCACCACACCCCTGAAATGATGAAATACTTTGTTG AGAGGCTGGTGCATACGTGGAAGGAGGCCGGCCTGGAGCTGAAGCCCCACTCGTCAGCCGAGTGCACCTTCTGCCAGCAGCCTCTGCACTTTGAGCTGATGAGCGAGAGAGAAAAGTCTTACTTCAGCGGCCTCAGCCATCCAGTCTCGGCCCGCGCATAA
- the alas1 gene encoding 5-aminolevulinate synthase, nonspecific, mitochondrial isoform X2, translated as MDVIVRRCPFLARVPQAFMQQPRNSLVVYAQRCPIMMELASKPMAQSLARALCSSSSHHQKPESSTAEGTKPEMEPKLPAGHSTLLSSGQAVASKCPFLAAEMGQKNSSVVRQVGMEFQEDVQEVRTVQKEVSPEQLKKPSLASPSENLMKALLKQRPKMVSHLLQDNLPSSLSRFHYDDFFEKKIVEKKSDHTYRVFKTVNRLADEFPMANDFTGSLEDKREVSVWCSNDYLGMSRHPRVVQSIMETLRKHGSGAGGTRNISGTSKFHVELEQELADLHKKDAALLFTSCFVANDSTLFTLAKMLAGCEIYSDAGNHASMIQGIRNSGAKKFIFRHNDVSHLRELLRKGDPTKPKIVAFETVHSMDGAVCPLEEMCDVAHEFGAITFVDEVHAVGLYGARGGGIGDRDGVMHKMDIISGTLGKAFGCVGGYIASTATLVDTVRSYAAGFIFTTSLPPMLLSGARQSIQVLKGEEGRTLRRKHQRNVKLLRQMLMDAGLPVVHCPSHIIPVRVSDAEKNTEVCDLMMSRHNIYVQAINYPTVARGEELLRIAPTPHHTPEMMKYFVERLVHTWKEAGLELKPHSSAECTFCQQPLHFELMSEREKSYFSGLSHPVSARA; from the exons ATGGATGTCATAGTGCGCCGCTGTCCATTCCTGGCTCGCGTGCCCCAGGCCTTCATGCAGCAGCCCAGGAATTCGCTGGTGGTTTATGCCCAGCGATGCCCCATCATGATGGAGCTGGCTTCCAAACCTATGGCCCAATCTCTGGCGCGGGCCCTCTGCTCGTCCTCGTCCCATCACCAGAAGCCCGAGAGCAGCACCGCTGAAG GCACAAAACCAGAAATGGAGCCCAAACTGCCTGCTGGCCACTCAACGTTGCTGTCTTCTGGTCAGGCTGTGGCCTCCAAATGCCCCTTCCTGGCTGCGGAGATGGGCCAGAAGAACAGCAGTGTGGTCCGCCAGGTCGGCATGGAGTTCCAAGAGGATGTTCAGGAAGTCCGCACTGTCCAGAAAG AAGTGTCCCCTGAGCAGCTGAAGAAGCCATCGTTGGCCAGCCCCAGCGAAAATCTCATGAAGGCCCTCCTCAAGCAGCGCCCCAAGATGGTCTCCCACCTGCTGCAGGACAACTTGCCAAGCAGCT TGTCCCGCTTCCACTACGATGACTTTTTCGAGAAGAAGATTGTAGAGAAGAAGAGCGACCACACGTACCGCGTGTTCAAGACAGTCAACCGCCTGGCTGACGAGTTCCCCATGGCCAACGACTTCACGGGCTCCCTGGAGGACAAGAGGGAGGTGTCTGTGTGGTGCAGCAACGACTATCTGGGCATGAGTCGACATCCTCGGGTAGTGCAATCAATCAT GGAAACACTACGAAAGCACGGCTCCGGGGCGGGAGGCACTCGGAACATCTCCGGGACAAGCAAGTTCCATGTGGAACTGGAACAGGAGCTGGCCGACCTCCACAAAAAGGATGCGGCGCTGCTCTTCACTTCCTGCTTTGTGGCCAATGATTCTACCCTGTTTACCTTGGCCAAGATGCTGGCAG GTTGTGAGATCTACTCTGACGCGGGCAACCACGCATCGATGATTCAGGGAATTCGGAACAGCGGCGCCAAGAAGTTCATTTTCCGCCACAATGATGTCTCTCACCTCCGAGAGCTGCTGCGGAAAGGAGATCCCACCAAGCCCAAGATCGTCGCCTTTGAGACTGTCCATTCTATGGATG GTGCTGTGTGTCCACTGGAGGAGATGTGCGATGTGGCCCACGAGTTTGGTGCCATTACATTTGTCGACGAGGTTCACGCCGTGGGTCTGTATGGCGCCAGGGGAGGCGGCATTGGAGACCGCGATGGTGTCATGCACAAGATGGATATCATCTCTGGGACACTAG GCAAAGCCTTCGGCTGTGTAGGCGGCTACATCGCCAGCACCGCCACCCTGGTGGACACGGTCCGCTCGTACGCCGCCGGCTTCATCTTCACTACCTCGCTGCCGCCGATGCTACTCTCTGGCGCCCGGCAGTCCATCCAGGTGCTCAAGGGCGAGGAAGGCCGCACCCTGAGACGTAAGCACCAACGCAACGTCAAGCTGCTCCGGCAGATGCTGATGGACGCTGGGCTGCCTGTGGTGCACTGCCCAAGCCACATCATTCCAGTCCGG GTGTCGGATGCTGAGAAAAACACGGAGGTGTGTGACCTCATGATGAGTCGCCACAATATCTACGTGCAGGCCATCAATTATCCAACTGTGGCcagaggggaggagcttctgcGCATTGCTCCTACACCTCACCACACCCCTGAAATGATGAAATACTTTGTTG AGAGGCTGGTGCATACGTGGAAGGAGGCCGGCCTGGAGCTGAAGCCCCACTCGTCAGCCGAGTGCACCTTCTGCCAGCAGCCTCTGCACTTTGAGCTGATGAGCGAGAGAGAAAAGTCTTACTTCAGCGGCCTCAGCCATCCAGTCTCGGCCCGCGCATAA